The Edaphobacter sp. 12200R-103 genome contains a region encoding:
- a CDS encoding rhamnogalacturonan acetylesterase, whose product MSLTGCRRAIPAGVACFFLLAPLASFSQTQAIPNTPNQTSAATDAPLNPALTTVFVVGDSTARNQADLGWGDHFAPFFDTSRINVANRARAGRSSRSYYNEGLWAKVLSEMKAGDYVLIQMGHNDGGGDPSKDPKSRGSVKGIGDETMELSIKKPFETGPLAGQTMETVHTYGWYLRKYIEDSRAKGAHPILLTVTIRNIWKDGPDSKPHIERDMGYRDYEYQVAAQEKIPVVDMATVEADRLEALGPEKTAALFPIDHTHTSAEGAERNAESVVIALRQAHSPLTAYLKPSAP is encoded by the coding sequence ATGTCTCTGACAGGATGCAGACGAGCGATTCCCGCGGGAGTCGCCTGCTTTTTCCTTCTGGCGCCGCTGGCGTCTTTCTCGCAGACCCAGGCGATTCCGAATACGCCGAACCAGACCTCCGCGGCGACCGATGCACCGTTGAATCCGGCTCTTACGACGGTCTTCGTCGTTGGCGACTCGACGGCGAGAAACCAGGCGGATCTGGGATGGGGCGATCACTTTGCCCCTTTCTTCGATACCAGCCGGATCAACGTGGCCAATCGCGCCCGCGCGGGCCGGAGCAGCCGCAGCTACTACAACGAGGGTCTGTGGGCGAAGGTTCTGTCGGAGATGAAGGCCGGGGACTATGTCCTGATCCAGATGGGCCACAACGACGGCGGGGGAGATCCCAGCAAAGACCCGAAGTCGAGAGGAAGCGTCAAAGGAATCGGCGACGAGACCATGGAGCTTTCCATCAAGAAGCCGTTCGAGACCGGTCCTCTCGCAGGCCAGACCATGGAGACGGTCCACACTTACGGCTGGTATCTGCGCAAATACATCGAGGACAGCCGAGCAAAAGGAGCGCATCCGATCCTGCTCACCGTGACCATCCGAAACATCTGGAAGGACGGTCCCGACAGCAAGCCTCACATTGAGCGGGACATGGGTTACCGCGATTATGAGTACCAGGTAGCCGCGCAGGAGAAGATCCCTGTCGTCGATATGGCGACTGTCGAGGCGGACCGCCTGGAGGCGCTTGGCCCGGAGAAGACGGCGGCGCTGTTTCCCATCGACCATACCCACACCAGCGCGGAGGGGGCGGAGCGGAATGCCGAGTCTGTTGTGATCGCTCTGCGTCAGGCGCACTCGCCGCTGACGGCTTATCTCAAACCATCCGCTCCCTGA
- a CDS encoding DUF4239 domain-containing protein, protein MFTYLQSSMLILAALVCSLLFVSLLNRWWPIQSRKGINDVTGWQLGVLGTTYGVILGFMLYTVAEGFRSAEVDAALEATSMLNIYRIAGGLPSPQKDHIRDLARRYEYVVVNQEWPAMQHQQEDRAADGVMNEMWSVLETVKADSVISTNSLDHIQYAMSNLSERRNMRNQQRSNQMPGLLWGLLILGAGATITSSCLLGNDKKWLHYCQVAALTFVVVTTLAAIADLARPYEGSVAVKPEAFVRALGVMQTLTPH, encoded by the coding sequence ATGTTCACGTACCTGCAGAGTTCGATGTTGATTCTGGCTGCTCTTGTGTGTTCGCTGCTCTTCGTCAGCCTGTTGAATCGATGGTGGCCTATTCAGAGCCGCAAAGGGATCAATGACGTGACGGGCTGGCAGCTCGGTGTGCTGGGGACCACCTACGGAGTGATTCTCGGCTTTATGCTCTACACCGTGGCAGAGGGCTTTCGATCTGCCGAGGTCGATGCCGCCCTGGAAGCGACCTCCATGCTCAACATCTATCGCATCGCGGGCGGCCTGCCGTCTCCCCAGAAAGACCATATTCGCGATCTGGCGCGCCGCTATGAATATGTGGTCGTCAACCAGGAGTGGCCCGCCATGCAGCACCAGCAGGAGGATCGCGCTGCCGACGGCGTGATGAACGAGATGTGGTCTGTCCTTGAGACGGTCAAGGCAGATTCAGTAATCTCCACCAACAGCCTGGATCACATTCAGTACGCGATGAGCAATCTCTCCGAGAGACGGAACATGCGCAATCAGCAGCGGAGCAACCAGATGCCCGGGCTGCTCTGGGGCCTGCTGATACTCGGAGCAGGCGCGACCATCACCTCATCCTGCCTGCTGGGCAACGATAAAAAGTGGCTTCATTACTGCCAGGTAGCGGCGCTCACCTTTGTCGTCGTTACAACGCTGGCCGCAATCGCTGACCTGGCCCGTCCCTATGAGGGCTCCGTGGCCGTCAAACCGGAAGCATTCGTGCGGGCTCTTGGGGTAATGCAGACGCTCACACCTCATTGA